One Paraburkholderia dioscoreae DNA segment encodes these proteins:
- the moeA gene encoding molybdopterin molybdotransferase MoeA — protein MTTLNEFSRCVAQYDPHALPVPAAQAIVRQWAAPVTAIERVPLRDALDRVLAADIVSPIDVPAHDNSAMDGYAFNRAALTGGGATVELAVAGKALAGHPFAGRVETTQCVRVMTGACMPADCDTVVPQELVERAAGSSSIRFAANAVAAGANRRLAGEDLARGHAALRAGRIMRASDLGLLASLGIGEISVKRRLRVAFFSTGDELRSLGEPLGPGCVYDSNRYTLFAMLRRLNIDTLDLGVVRDEPAAMEAALRSAAASADVVLTSGGVSVGEADFTRQLLQTFGDVAFWSLAMRPGRPLAFGRVWSGERPGLGLPALFFGLPGNPVAVMVTFYQIVREVLLLMSGATPQPLPLIHALSRQAIRKRAGRTEFQRGVAEQDVHGQWHVTPTGSQSSGVLSSMSEANCFIVLGHDESEIGEGEHVSIMLFDGLI, from the coding sequence ATGACCACGCTTAACGAATTCTCCCGCTGCGTCGCGCAGTACGATCCTCACGCGCTACCCGTCCCGGCCGCTCAGGCGATTGTTCGCCAGTGGGCCGCACCGGTCACGGCCATTGAACGCGTGCCGCTGCGCGACGCGCTCGACCGCGTGCTCGCGGCCGATATCGTGTCGCCAATCGACGTCCCCGCCCACGACAACTCCGCCATGGACGGCTACGCGTTCAACCGCGCGGCGCTCACCGGCGGCGGCGCCACTGTCGAGTTGGCCGTGGCCGGCAAGGCGCTGGCCGGACACCCGTTCGCGGGCCGCGTCGAGACCACGCAATGCGTGCGCGTCATGACCGGCGCCTGCATGCCGGCCGACTGCGACACGGTCGTGCCGCAGGAACTCGTCGAGCGCGCCGCCGGCTCCAGTTCGATCCGCTTCGCCGCCAACGCCGTGGCGGCCGGCGCGAACCGGCGCCTCGCCGGCGAAGATCTCGCACGCGGCCACGCCGCACTGCGGGCGGGCCGTATCATGCGCGCGTCGGACCTCGGTTTGCTGGCCTCGCTCGGGATCGGCGAAATCAGTGTCAAGCGGCGTTTGCGCGTCGCCTTCTTTTCGACCGGCGACGAATTGCGCTCGCTCGGCGAGCCGCTCGGCCCGGGCTGCGTGTACGACAGCAACCGCTACACGCTGTTCGCCATGCTGCGGCGCCTGAATATCGACACGCTCGATCTCGGCGTGGTGCGCGACGAGCCGGCCGCGATGGAAGCCGCCTTGCGCAGCGCCGCGGCGAGCGCCGACGTGGTGCTGACCTCCGGCGGCGTCTCGGTCGGCGAGGCGGATTTCACGAGGCAGCTGCTGCAGACTTTCGGCGACGTCGCCTTCTGGAGCCTCGCCATGCGGCCGGGCCGCCCGCTCGCCTTCGGCCGCGTCTGGTCCGGCGAACGGCCGGGCCTTGGGCTTCCCGCGTTATTCTTCGGTTTGCCGGGCAATCCGGTCGCCGTGATGGTGACCTTCTATCAGATCGTGCGCGAAGTGCTGCTGCTGATGTCGGGCGCCACACCGCAACCGCTGCCGCTCATTCACGCGCTGAGCCGGCAGGCGATCCGCAAGCGCGCCGGCCGCACCGAGTTCCAGCGCGGTGTCGCCGAACAGGACGTGCACGGACAATGGCATGTCACGCCTACCGGCTCGCAAAGCTCGGGCGTACTGAGTTCGATGAGCGAAGCCAATTGCTTCATCGTGCTCGGACACGATGAAAGTGAGATTGGCGAAGGGGAACACGTCTCGATCATGCTGTTCGACGGTCTCATCTGA
- a CDS encoding sodium:proton antiporter — protein MKGRAVCTGMGLAAALTLAGWPQLASAVTLDGAAMSALWGLPFAAMLLSIAVFPLIAPVLWHHHFGKIAAAWALVFLVPFALSFGAGAAFGTLVHALLEEYIPFIVLLTALYTVAGGICVRGNLHGTPRLNTGILALGTLLASIMGTTGAAMLLIRPLLRANDNRKHVVHVVVFFIFLVANAGGSLSPLGDPPLFLGFLQGVSFFWTTTHLALPMLFVCGVLLIGFYALDSYYFHRREEERSRFLDPTPDSPLLGIDGKINFVLLAAVVALVLMSGLWKPGMEFDVFGTHVALQNAVRDGALIGVTLLSLALTPRSARAGNDFNWAPIEEVAKLFAGIFVTIAPVITILRAGEAGAFAGIVHLVNDASGRPHDLMYFWTTGLLSSFLDNAPTYLVFFNLAGGDAQALMTTGATTLAAISAGAVFMGANTYIGNAPNFMVKAIAESRGVRMPGFFAYLGWSAVVLLPLFLVTGWLFF, from the coding sequence ATGAAAGGACGTGCCGTCTGTACGGGCATGGGGCTCGCGGCTGCATTGACGCTGGCTGGCTGGCCGCAACTGGCCTCTGCGGTCACGCTTGACGGCGCCGCCATGTCGGCGTTGTGGGGGCTACCGTTCGCGGCCATGCTACTGTCGATCGCGGTGTTTCCGCTGATCGCGCCGGTGCTCTGGCATCACCATTTCGGCAAGATCGCGGCTGCGTGGGCGCTCGTGTTCCTCGTGCCGTTCGCACTCAGCTTCGGTGCCGGCGCCGCGTTCGGCACGCTCGTGCATGCGCTGCTCGAAGAATACATTCCCTTCATTGTGCTGCTGACGGCGCTGTACACGGTGGCGGGCGGCATTTGCGTGCGCGGCAATCTGCACGGCACGCCGCGTCTGAACACCGGGATTCTCGCGCTCGGCACGTTGCTCGCAAGCATCATGGGCACGACCGGCGCGGCCATGCTGCTGATCCGCCCGTTGCTGCGCGCCAACGACAATCGCAAGCACGTGGTGCATGTGGTCGTGTTTTTCATCTTTCTGGTGGCGAACGCGGGCGGCTCGCTCTCGCCGCTGGGCGACCCGCCGCTCTTTCTCGGTTTTTTGCAGGGCGTGAGTTTCTTCTGGACCACCACGCATCTGGCGTTGCCGATGCTGTTCGTCTGCGGCGTGCTGCTGATCGGGTTTTATGCGCTTGACTCGTACTACTTTCATCGGCGTGAGGAAGAGCGCTCGCGCTTTCTCGATCCCACGCCCGACTCGCCGCTGCTCGGCATCGACGGCAAGATCAATTTCGTGCTTCTTGCCGCTGTGGTCGCGCTCGTGTTGATGAGTGGACTGTGGAAGCCGGGCATGGAGTTCGACGTATTCGGCACGCACGTGGCGCTGCAAAATGCCGTGCGCGATGGCGCGCTGATCGGCGTCACGTTGCTCTCGTTGGCGCTCACGCCGCGCTCGGCCCGCGCGGGCAACGACTTCAACTGGGCGCCGATCGAAGAGGTGGCCAAACTGTTCGCCGGCATCTTCGTGACGATCGCGCCGGTCATCACGATCCTGCGTGCGGGCGAGGCGGGCGCCTTCGCCGGCATCGTCCATCTGGTCAACGACGCGTCGGGCCGACCGCACGACCTGATGTACTTCTGGACGACCGGGCTGCTGTCTTCGTTTCTCGACAACGCGCCGACGTACCTCGTGTTCTTCAACCTGGCCGGCGGCGACGCGCAGGCGCTCATGACCACCGGCGCCACTACGCTCGCGGCGATCTCCGCGGGCGCGGTGTTCATGGGCGCGAACACGTATATCGGCAATGCGCCGAACTTCATGGTGAAAGCGATCGCCGAATCGCGCGGCGTTCGCATGCCGGGTTTTTTCGCGTATCTGGGCTGGTCCGCGGTGGTGTTGCTGCCGCTTTTCCTCGTCACCGGCTGGCTCTTTTTCTGA
- the fdxA gene encoding ferredoxin FdxA: MTHVVTESCIKCRYTDCVDVCPVDCFREGPNFLAIDPDECIDCAVCVAECPVNAIYAEEDVPGDQQNFIELNADLAKSWPSITKTKAPLPEADEFKDVKDKLELLVR; the protein is encoded by the coding sequence ATGACTCACGTTGTGACCGAAAGCTGCATCAAGTGCCGCTATACCGACTGTGTCGATGTGTGCCCGGTGGACTGCTTTCGCGAAGGTCCCAACTTCCTCGCGATCGACCCCGATGAATGCATCGACTGCGCCGTGTGCGTGGCCGAATGCCCGGTGAACGCCATTTATGCCGAAGAAGACGTGCCGGGCGACCAGCAGAACTTCATCGAGCTGAATGCCGATCTCGCGAAAAGCTGGCCGAGCATCACCAAGACCAAGGCACCGCTGCCGGAAGCGGACGAGTTCAAAGACGTGAAGGACAAGCTCGAGTTGCTCGTACGCTAA
- a CDS encoding 2-hydroxyacid dehydrogenase, which produces MQKILVARPIFPDVIERLEQYFDVDWNQGDVLSAGELARRLADKDGALTAGEPIDAAVLAAAPRLRVVSNMAVGYNNFDMTAFNAANVLGTNTPDVLNESTADFGWALMMAAARRIAESEHWLRAGKWQKWTYDGFLGSDLYGSTLGVIGMGRIGQALARRAKGFDMQVIYHNRSRVAPEIEAELNAEYASKQDLLRRADHVVLVLPYTKENHHTIGAAELALMKPSATLTNIARGGIVDDAALVEALRSKQIAAAGLDVFEGEPDLNRDLLSVPNVVLTPHIASATEATRRAMANLAADNLIAGLGEGPRAGRPPNPVNPEVIGKARS; this is translated from the coding sequence ATGCAGAAGATCCTCGTCGCCCGTCCGATCTTTCCCGATGTGATCGAACGGCTCGAACAGTATTTCGACGTCGACTGGAATCAGGGCGACGTGTTGTCGGCCGGCGAACTGGCACGCCGTCTCGCGGATAAGGACGGTGCGCTGACCGCGGGCGAGCCGATTGACGCGGCCGTGCTCGCGGCGGCGCCGCGTCTGCGGGTGGTGTCGAATATGGCGGTGGGCTACAACAACTTCGACATGACCGCCTTCAACGCGGCCAACGTGCTCGGCACCAATACGCCGGACGTGCTGAACGAATCGACGGCGGATTTCGGCTGGGCGCTGATGATGGCGGCGGCGCGCCGCATCGCCGAATCGGAGCACTGGCTGCGCGCGGGCAAGTGGCAGAAGTGGACGTACGACGGCTTTCTCGGCAGCGATCTGTATGGCTCGACGCTCGGCGTGATCGGCATGGGCCGGATCGGCCAGGCGCTGGCACGCCGTGCGAAGGGCTTCGACATGCAGGTGATTTATCACAATCGCTCGCGCGTTGCGCCGGAGATCGAGGCCGAGCTGAACGCCGAATACGCGTCGAAGCAGGATCTGTTGCGGCGTGCCGATCACGTCGTGCTCGTCCTGCCGTACACGAAGGAAAACCATCACACGATCGGCGCGGCCGAACTCGCGCTGATGAAGCCGAGCGCGACGCTCACCAACATCGCGCGCGGCGGCATTGTCGACGACGCGGCGCTCGTCGAGGCATTACGCTCGAAGCAGATCGCAGCGGCCGGTCTCGATGTGTTCGAAGGCGAGCCGGATCTGAATCGGGATCTCCTGAGCGTGCCGAATGTCGTGCTGACGCCGCACATTGCCAGTGCGACCGAAGCCACGCGCCGCGCCATGGCGAATCTTGCCGCCGACAATCTGATCGCGGGGCTGGGTGAAGGTCCGCGCGCGGGCCGGCCGCCGAATCCGGTCAATCCCGAGGTCATCGGCAAGGCGCGTTCATGA
- a CDS encoding CreA family protein translates to MKSTLLRIALAAAAALLLPSAHSEEVGSVNTNFHITGSDRVVVEAYDDPSVQGVTCYVSRARTGGVKGTLGIAEDPTEASIACRQVGTIHFTGPIKQQADVFSVSMSFIFKSLHVVRVVDAKRNSLVYLTYSDRVVSGSAKNSVSAVPMPAGTTIPLK, encoded by the coding sequence ATGAAATCCACTTTGTTGCGCATCGCACTCGCGGCGGCCGCCGCACTTCTGTTGCCGTCGGCACACAGCGAAGAAGTCGGCAGCGTCAATACCAATTTCCACATCACGGGTTCCGACCGTGTGGTCGTGGAGGCCTATGACGATCCATCGGTTCAGGGCGTGACCTGCTATGTATCGCGGGCGCGTACCGGCGGCGTCAAGGGGACGCTCGGCATCGCTGAAGATCCCACCGAGGCGTCGATCGCCTGCCGCCAGGTCGGTACGATTCATTTCACGGGTCCGATAAAACAGCAGGCCGACGTGTTCTCCGTGAGCATGTCGTTCATCTTCAAGTCGCTGCATGTGGTGCGGGTGGTCGACGCGAAGCGCAATTCACTGGTGTATCTCACCTACAGCGATCGGGTCGTCAGCGGCAGCGCGAAGAACAGCGTGAGCGCCGTGCCGATGCCCGCCGGCACCACGATCCCGCTCAAGTAA
- a CDS encoding DNA recombination protein RmuC, whose amino-acid sequence MTMILVAAVAVLAVALVIALALLMRGHSAGNGEQFELLSERMDAATDAQAHAYERLERQLRNDIAETARVSRTEQSSGFAHFQQTLAAQFSSMTTVQGGKIDGFAQQLDAVRHSLQAQAQQARDEQGRSLKQFGDTLSLQLGQLTEANDRRFAEVRATIEQRLKDIETNNSVKLEEMRRTVDEKLHATLEQRLGESFKLVSDRLEQVHRGLGEMQTLAAGVGDLKKVLTNVKTRGTWGEVQLEALLEQLLTADQYAKNIATVPKSTERVEFAIKLPGRAEAGAVATPVWLPIDAKFPREDYERLIEAQERADPVAVEEASRALEARIRAEARTIAEKYVSPPHTTDFALLFLPTEGLYAEVLRRPGLTDLLQRDYRVTIAGPTTLTALLNSLQMGFRTLAIEKRSSEVWQVLGAVKTEFGKFGDVLAKTKAQLETVTRSIEAAETRTRVMSRRLRDVEALPGEEASGLLGDALSGVEPEEQ is encoded by the coding sequence ATGACAATGATTCTGGTGGCGGCCGTCGCGGTGCTGGCGGTCGCATTGGTCATCGCGCTGGCTTTGCTGATGCGCGGTCATAGCGCCGGGAACGGCGAACAGTTCGAACTGCTCAGCGAGCGTATGGACGCCGCGACCGACGCGCAAGCGCACGCCTATGAGCGCCTCGAACGGCAACTGCGCAATGATATCGCCGAGACCGCGCGCGTGTCGCGTACTGAACAGAGCAGCGGCTTCGCGCATTTTCAGCAGACGCTGGCTGCGCAGTTCAGCAGTATGACGACGGTGCAGGGCGGCAAGATCGACGGATTCGCACAGCAGCTCGACGCCGTGCGCCACAGTCTGCAGGCGCAGGCCCAGCAGGCGCGCGACGAGCAGGGCCGCTCGCTCAAGCAGTTCGGCGATACGCTGAGCCTGCAGCTTGGCCAGCTCACGGAGGCGAACGATCGCCGTTTCGCCGAGGTGCGCGCGACCATCGAACAGCGGCTGAAGGATATCGAGACGAACAACTCGGTCAAGCTCGAGGAGATGCGCCGTACCGTCGACGAAAAGCTGCACGCCACGCTCGAACAGCGTCTGGGTGAGTCGTTCAAGCTGGTGTCCGACCGGCTCGAGCAGGTGCATCGCGGTCTGGGTGAGATGCAGACGCTGGCGGCGGGCGTCGGCGATCTGAAGAAGGTGCTCACCAATGTGAAGACACGCGGCACGTGGGGCGAAGTGCAACTGGAAGCGTTGCTCGAACAACTGCTCACCGCGGACCAGTACGCGAAGAACATTGCGACGGTGCCGAAGAGCACGGAGCGCGTCGAGTTTGCGATCAAGCTGCCGGGGCGCGCGGAGGCGGGCGCCGTGGCCACACCGGTCTGGCTGCCCATCGACGCCAAGTTTCCGCGCGAAGACTACGAACGTCTGATCGAAGCGCAGGAGCGCGCCGATCCGGTCGCGGTGGAAGAAGCGTCACGCGCGCTCGAAGCACGGATTCGCGCCGAGGCGCGCACTATCGCCGAGAAGTACGTGTCGCCGCCGCACACCACGGATTTCGCTTTGCTGTTTCTGCCGACCGAAGGTCTATACGCGGAGGTTTTGCGTCGGCCGGGTCTCACGGATCTGCTGCAACGCGACTACCGCGTGACGATTGCGGGGCCGACCACGCTGACCGCTTTGCTCAATAGCTTGCAGATGGGTTTCCGCACGCTCGCGATCGAAAAGCGGTCGAGCGAGGTGTGGCAGGTACTCGGCGCGGTGAAAACGGAGTTCGGCAAGTTCGGTGACGTGCTGGCCAAAACGAAGGCGCAACTCGAAACCGTCACGCGTTCCATCGAGGCGGCGGAAACGCGCACCCGTGTCATGAGCCGCAGATTGCGCGACGTGGAGGCATTGCCTGGCGAGGAAGCGAGCGGGTTGCTCGGCGACGCGCTGTCGGGTGTGGAACCCGAAGAGCAATGA
- the mobA gene encoding molybdenum cofactor guanylyltransferase MobA — protein sequence MKPTREHITGLLLAGGRGTRMGGADKGLQTLHGTPLAAHVLKRLAPQTGTLLISANRHLEAYTALGARFGATVVADTLAGFPGPLAGLLAGLRAAGTGYVLSAPCDSPWLPAELAQRLAHALDSNGADIAMVSTTDAHGQVSLHPVFALLRRDLADDLSAFLEAGERKVRAWYARHKTVEVVFTDERAFYNINSLQELADLERD from the coding sequence ATGAAACCAACACGCGAACACATTACCGGCCTGTTGCTCGCTGGCGGCCGCGGCACTCGCATGGGAGGCGCCGACAAGGGCCTGCAAACGCTGCACGGCACGCCGCTCGCCGCCCACGTGCTCAAGCGCCTCGCGCCACAAACCGGCACCCTGCTGATCAGCGCCAATCGTCATCTGGAGGCTTACACCGCACTCGGCGCGCGGTTCGGCGCCACGGTCGTGGCCGATACGCTGGCCGGATTTCCGGGCCCGCTGGCAGGCCTGCTCGCCGGCTTGCGCGCAGCCGGAACCGGCTACGTACTCAGTGCGCCCTGCGACTCGCCGTGGCTGCCCGCCGAACTAGCCCAGCGCCTCGCGCACGCGCTGGACTCGAACGGCGCCGACATCGCCATGGTCAGCACCACCGACGCGCACGGCCAGGTGTCGCTGCATCCGGTCTTCGCGCTGTTGCGCAGAGACCTCGCTGACGACCTGTCGGCCTTTCTGGAAGCCGGCGAGCGCAAAGTCCGCGCGTGGTACGCGCGCCACAAGACGGTGGAAGTCGTCTTTACCGACGAGCGCGCGTTTTACAATATCAATTCGCTACAAGAACTCGCCGACCTCGAACGTGATTGA
- a CDS encoding LutC/YkgG family protein: MDTSIARRNILARIRAAQGREPEPSAAEREAAADYLARHPAGPRPEMPADLVARFIEQALKMATTVDSVQALSDVPAAAHRYLTQHALPLQAIAWQTLQELQWAEVGLAVEFRKPRDGDVVGLTGCFCATAETGTLVLLSGPETYASAGLLPETHIAVVPASRIVSGHEEAFGLIRKERGELPRAVNFISGPSRTGDIEQTIVLGAHGPYRVHVIVVQGA, encoded by the coding sequence ATGGATACATCGATTGCCCGCCGCAACATACTGGCCCGCATCCGCGCAGCGCAGGGGCGTGAGCCGGAGCCTTCCGCCGCCGAGCGCGAAGCCGCCGCGGACTATTTGGCGCGCCATCCCGCCGGGCCGCGTCCGGAGATGCCGGCCGACCTCGTCGCGCGCTTCATCGAACAAGCACTCAAAATGGCGACTACGGTCGACTCGGTTCAGGCATTGAGCGACGTGCCGGCCGCGGCGCATCGTTACCTCACGCAACACGCGTTGCCGTTGCAGGCCATTGCCTGGCAAACACTGCAGGAGTTGCAGTGGGCCGAAGTCGGCCTCGCCGTCGAATTCCGCAAGCCGCGAGACGGCGACGTGGTCGGTCTCACCGGCTGCTTCTGCGCGACCGCCGAGACCGGCACGCTCGTATTGCTGTCGGGGCCGGAAACTTATGCATCGGCCGGTTTGCTGCCGGAAACGCACATTGCCGTCGTACCGGCTTCGCGCATCGTTTCGGGTCATGAAGAGGCGTTCGGACTGATCCGCAAAGAACGCGGCGAACTACCGCGCGCGGTCAATTTCATCTCCGGGCCTTCGCGTACCGGCGATATCGAGCAGACCATCGTGCTCGGCGCGCATGGGCCTTACCGGGTGCATGTGATCGTCGTTCAGGGCGCCTGA
- the moaA gene encoding GTP 3',8-cyclase MoaA, with product MSRRIIPVADLSAVPVIAGPVQTPSGALHDTLARPLRDLRISVTDRCNFRCVYCMPRAVFDKDYTFLPHSALLSFEEIERLARIFVAHGVEKIRLTGGEPLLRKNLEFLIDRLAHLTTPAGRPLDLTLTTNGSLLERKARSLKDAGLTRVTVSLDALDDTLFRRMNDADFAVADVLDGIAAAHAVGLAPLKVNMVVKRGTNDGEIVPMARHFKGSGAVLRFIEYMDVGTSNGWNMTEVLPSADVVTRIAEHFPLAPLEAHSAAETAQRWGYVDGGGEIGVISSVTRAFCGSCTRARLSTEGKLYLCLFASAGHDLRTLVRNGSSDTDIATAVAEIWQGRGDRYSQLRGSNPADSRVRDGRRVEMSYIGG from the coding sequence ATGTCCCGACGCATCATCCCTGTTGCCGATCTCAGCGCCGTGCCGGTGATTGCCGGCCCCGTGCAGACGCCCAGCGGCGCGCTGCACGACACGCTCGCGCGCCCGTTGCGCGATCTGCGCATTTCGGTCACGGATCGCTGCAATTTCCGCTGCGTCTACTGCATGCCCCGCGCAGTGTTCGACAAGGACTATACGTTCCTGCCGCACAGCGCCTTGCTGAGCTTCGAGGAAATTGAACGGCTGGCGCGGATCTTCGTCGCGCATGGCGTCGAAAAAATCCGTCTGACGGGCGGCGAACCGCTGCTGCGCAAGAATCTGGAATTCCTGATCGACCGGCTTGCGCACCTGACCACGCCGGCAGGCCGGCCGCTCGATCTGACGCTGACCACCAACGGTTCGCTGCTGGAACGCAAGGCGCGCAGCCTGAAGGACGCAGGCTTGACTCGGGTCACGGTCAGTCTGGACGCGCTCGACGACACACTGTTTCGCCGCATGAACGACGCCGACTTCGCCGTTGCCGACGTGCTGGACGGCATTGCCGCCGCGCATGCGGTGGGCCTCGCGCCGCTCAAGGTGAACATGGTCGTCAAACGCGGCACCAACGACGGCGAAATCGTGCCGATGGCGCGTCATTTCAAAGGCTCGGGCGCGGTGCTGCGCTTTATCGAATACATGGACGTCGGCACCTCGAACGGTTGGAACATGACTGAAGTGCTGCCGTCCGCCGACGTGGTCACACGCATCGCCGAGCATTTCCCGCTCGCGCCGCTCGAAGCGCACAGCGCCGCCGAGACTGCTCAGCGCTGGGGTTATGTGGACGGCGGGGGCGAGATCGGCGTGATTTCGAGCGTGACGCGCGCCTTTTGCGGCAGTTGCACGCGAGCGCGTCTGTCCACCGAAGGCAAGCTCTACCTGTGCCTGTTCGCATCGGCGGGGCACGACCTGCGCACGCTGGTGCGTAACGGTTCGAGCGATACCGATATCGCCACCGCCGTCGCCGAAATCTGGCAGGGCCGCGGCGACCGCTATTCGCAACTGCGCGGCAGCAACCCGGCCGATTCACGCGTTCGCGACGGCCGCCGGGTCGAAATGTCGTACATCGGCGGCTGA
- a CDS encoding GNAT family N-acetyltransferase, translated as MPATIRAATPADTGAIFALTYELAEFESLTHVFVATEDGLHDALFGARPSIEALVAENEGRVVGYALFFHNYSSFVGKRGLYLEDVYVQPAQRGGGLGTALLRRLAALAVERQCGRFEWTVLDWNQQAISFYEKMGATVMPDWRVVRLAGNALEQLAAGANAGQPLAPAPSPLR; from the coding sequence ATGCCCGCAACGATCCGCGCCGCCACGCCGGCGGACACCGGCGCGATCTTCGCGCTGACGTACGAGCTCGCGGAATTCGAAAGCCTCACGCACGTGTTTGTCGCGACCGAAGACGGCTTGCACGACGCGCTGTTCGGCGCGCGGCCTTCCATTGAGGCGCTGGTCGCGGAGAACGAAGGCCGCGTCGTCGGCTATGCGCTGTTTTTTCACAATTACTCGAGTTTCGTCGGCAAGCGCGGACTGTATCTCGAAGACGTCTATGTACAACCCGCGCAACGCGGCGGCGGTCTGGGCACCGCATTGCTTCGGCGCCTCGCCGCACTGGCGGTGGAACGGCAATGCGGGCGGTTCGAATGGACCGTGCTGGACTGGAACCAGCAGGCCATCAGCTTCTACGAAAAAATGGGCGCAACCGTCATGCCGGACTGGCGCGTGGTACGCCTGGCGGGCAATGCGCTCGAACAACTGGCGGCGGGGGCTAACGCAGGTCAACCTCTCGCGCCGGCCCCATCACCTCTGCGTTAA
- the pncB gene encoding nicotinate phosphoribosyltransferase: MIITSLLDTDLYKFTMMQVVLHHFPAANVEYRFRCRTPNVDLVPYIGEIRGEVRKLCQLRFTDDELDYLRRMRFIKGDFIEFLALFHLNEKYISIEPSPKGNGEIDIEIKGPWLHTILFEIPMLAIVNEVYFRNTQQKPDYSEGRGRLVEKIKLLGARPEFADCKIADYGTRRRFSKQWHEEVILKLKEGLGEQFAGTSNVFYAMKHGLTPLGTMAHEYLQACQALGPRLRDSQIFGFEMWAKEYRGDLGIALSDVYGMEAFLRDFDMYFCKLFDGARHDSGDPFDWGERLLKHYEANRCDPRTKILVFSDALDIPKVLQLYERFRGRCKLAFGVGTNLTNDLGYNPLQIVIKMVRCNGQPVAKLSDSPGKNMCEDKAYLAYLRQVFGIAQPEEEAAK; encoded by the coding sequence ATGATTATTACTTCGCTGCTCGACACCGATCTGTACAAGTTCACGATGATGCAAGTGGTGTTGCATCACTTTCCCGCGGCGAACGTCGAGTATCGCTTCCGTTGCCGCACGCCGAACGTCGATCTCGTGCCGTATATCGGCGAGATTCGCGGCGAAGTGCGCAAGCTCTGCCAGCTTCGCTTCACCGACGACGAACTCGACTACCTGCGCCGCATGCGCTTCATCAAGGGCGATTTCATCGAGTTTCTCGCGCTGTTCCATCTGAACGAGAAATACATTTCGATTGAACCGTCGCCCAAGGGCAATGGCGAAATCGACATCGAGATCAAGGGGCCGTGGCTGCATACGATCCTGTTCGAGATTCCGATGCTCGCGATCGTCAACGAAGTCTACTTCCGCAACACCCAGCAAAAGCCGGACTATAGCGAAGGGCGCGGCCGTCTCGTCGAGAAGATCAAGCTGCTCGGCGCGCGCCCGGAATTCGCCGACTGCAAGATCGCCGACTACGGCACGCGCCGCCGCTTCTCGAAGCAATGGCACGAGGAAGTGATCCTCAAGCTCAAAGAAGGCCTCGGCGAGCAGTTCGCCGGCACCAGCAACGTCTTTTATGCAATGAAGCACGGCCTCACGCCGCTCGGCACGATGGCGCACGAATACCTGCAGGCGTGTCAGGCGCTCGGTCCGCGGTTGCGCGACTCGCAGATCTTCGGCTTCGAAATGTGGGCCAAGGAATACCGCGGCGACCTGGGTATCGCGCTGTCCGACGTGTACGGCATGGAGGCGTTCCTGCGCGACTTCGACATGTACTTCTGCAAGCTGTTCGACGGCGCGCGCCACGATTCGGGCGATCCGTTCGATTGGGGCGAACGTCTGCTCAAGCACTACGAAGCGAATCGCTGCGACCCGCGCACCAAGATCCTCGTATTTTCCGACGCGCTCGACATTCCGAAAGTGCTGCAACTCTATGAGCGCTTCCGCGGCCGCTGCAAGCTGGCATTCGGCGTGGGCACGAATCTGACCAACGACCTCGGCTATAACCCGCTGCAGATCGTCATCAAGATGGTTCGCTGCAACGGCCAGCCGGTGGCGAAGCTGTCGGACTCGCCGGGCAAGAACATGTGCGAAGACAAGGCTTACCTCGCTTACCTGCGCCAGGTGTTCGGCATTGCGCAGCCCGAGGAAGAAGCGGCGAAGTAA